From Nymphaea colorata isolate Beijing-Zhang1983 chromosome 6, ASM883128v2, whole genome shotgun sequence, a single genomic window includes:
- the LOC116255628 gene encoding pentatricopeptide repeat-containing protein At1g08070, chloroplastic-like, translating into MLYSCRPNPAAHCPIFSHLKQCTQFHAQMIVNGVLFPSSLANLLAFLVDPDHGDYSYGLLLFRQVQNASSTYLWNTIIRGSSRNGRPTTSIDLYGELRVKGLRPDSHTFSFLFKACALALDLQFGKRGHGEAIRFGFESDTFIADSLIHMYSVFGRLDDAKRVFDGMVAKSVASWTSLVGVYAKVGLVDDARRLFDEMPERNVVSWTTMIRGYSECNREMEAMFCFREMMSVGVKPDSVALLSLLRMCARLQNLDLGKWVHQFAYKEGIEMNDRLAVSVIDMYSKCEDVYSARRVFNDMPRKNLVACNSIIDGYCKEGKVEDARLLFDQMPTKDLISFNSMIAGHVQSGQYKEAWTLFCDLRVTNLKPDSYTMVSLLSACANMGALDAGKIIHSFIIVNLIETDVFLGTSLLDMYAKCGRIHEAMLVFGSMTQKDVLAWTAIISGLAMHGRPKTALDHFAKMQRAGIKPNDITLVGVLTACSHGGLVEEGRLHFKQMQDTYLLTPKVEHYGCMVDLLGRAGRLKEAEELITSMPMEPDAIIWASLLAACRTHNNVFLAEMAAKKLLDLEPHKDAIYVILYNIYASMGKWYDASKTRERMENAGIKKECGRSSIMVHGGVHEFIAGDKTHPRFEQIQAMISEISRQLMVAGYVPITSDVLLDIDDEEKEHALFFHSEKMAVAFGLISLPANVPIHIMKNLRVCRDCHSALKSIAKVYNREIIIRDRSRFHHFRGGLCSCNDYW; encoded by the coding sequence ATGCTCTACTCCTGCAGACCAAACCCTGCCGCCCATTGCCCGATCTTTTCACACTTGAAACAATGCACTCAGTTCCACGCGCAGATGATTGTGAATGgtgttctttttccttcttcactTGCCAATCTTCTAGCCTTCCTGGTAGACCCTGATCATGGCGATTATAGTTATGGGCTTCTTCTGTTTAGACAAGTTCAAAATGCTAGCAGCACCTACTTGTGGAATACGATTATACGAGGTTCGTCCAGGAACGGAAGGCCGACTACATCGATTGATCTGTATGGCGAGCTCAGGGTGAAGGGCCTTCGTCCCGACTCACACACATTCTCCTTCCTGTTCAAGGCTTGTGCTCTGGCCTTGGACTTACAGTTTGGGAAGAGGGGACATGGTGAAGCCATTCGCTTTGGCTTCGAGTCGGATACCTTCATTGCGGATTCTTTGATCCATATGTATTCAGTATTTGGTCGTCTTGATGATGCCAAGAGAGTCTTTGATGGGATGGTTGCTAAAAGTGTTGCATCTTGGACTTCATTAGTGGGCGTGTATGCTAAGGTTGGTTTGGTTGACGATGCTCGGCgactgtttgatgaaatgcctgagAGGAATGTCGTTTCATGGACCACCATGATACGGGGGTATTCTGAGTGCAATCGAGAAATGGAGGCTATGTTTTGCTTTAGAGAGATGATGTCAGTGGGTGTTAAGCCGGATTCTGTTGCTCTTTTATCACTGCTGCGTATGTGCGCTCGTTTGCAAAATTTGGACCTCGGAAAATGGGTTCATCAGTTTGCGTATAAAGAAGGCATAGAAATGAATGATCGCTTGGCTGTTTCTGTAATAGATATGTATTCAAAGTGTGAAGATGTTTACTCTGCAAGAAGAGTGTTTAATGACATGCCTCGAAAGAACTTGGTTGCTTGCAATTCCATCATAGATGGATATTGCAAAGAGGGTAAGGTGGAAGATGCACGCCTGCTTTTCGACCAGATGCCAACTAAAGATCTCATCTCATTCAATTCGATGATAGCGGGTCACGTACAATCTGGTCAGTACAAGGAAGCATGGACTCTGTTCTGCGATCTGCGTGTGACGAATTTGAAACCAGACAGTTATACGATGGTTAGCTTACTCTCTGCTTGTGCAAACATGGGTGCCCTTGACGCGGGAAAAATCATCCACTCATTCATCATAGTTAATTTGATCGAAACAGATGTGTTCTTGGGAACTTCGCTGTTGGATATGTATGCCAAATGCGGGAGGATACATGAAGCTATGCTTGTCTTTGGTTCCATGACCCAGAAGGATGTGTTGGCATGGACGGCgatcatttcaggacttgcaatgCATGGCAGACCCAAGACTGCACTTGATCACTTTGCTAAGATGCAGAGAGCAGGTATCAAGCCAAATGATATCACACTTGTTGGTGTTTTAACCGCCTGTAGTCATGGAGGACTTGTTGAGGAAGGTCGTCTGCATTTTAAACAGATGCAAGATACTTATCTGTTGACACCAAAAGTTGAGCACTATGGTTGCATGGTTGATCTTCTTGGCCGTGCTGGACGCCTGAAGGAGGCAGAAGAGCTAATAACCAGTATGCCAATGGAGCCTGATGCCATAATTTGGGCTTCCCTGTTGGCTGCCTGTAGAACACACAATAATGTTTTCTTAGCAGAGATGGCAGCAAAGAAGCTGCTAGACTTGGAACCTCACAAAGATGCTATTTATGTGATCTTGTACAATATATATGCAAGCATGGGGAAATGGTATGATGCTTCAAAAACCAGAGAGAGGATGGAAAATGCAGGGATCAAGAAGGAATGTGGCCGTAGCTCGATCATGGTGCATGGTGGAGTGCATGAGTTCATCGCTGGGGATAAAACTCATCCTCGATTTGAACAAATCCAGGCGATGATCAGTGAAATATCAAGGCAGCTGATGGTTGCTGGCTATGTTCCGATAACGTCGGATGTTCTTCTTGACATTGATgatgaagaaaaggaacatGCCCTGTTCTTTCACAGCGAGAAGATGGCTGTTGCCTTCGGGCTTATAAGTCTACCTGCCAATGTGCCTATTCACATCATGAAGAACCTGAGGGTCTGCCGCGATTGCCATTCAGCTCTCAAAAGCATTGCTAAGGTTTACAACAGAGAGATCATCATCAGAGATCGCAGCAGATTTCATCACTTCAGAGGTGGCCTGTGTTCATGCAATGATTATTGGTGA